In Amphiura filiformis chromosome 1, Afil_fr2py, whole genome shotgun sequence, the following are encoded in one genomic region:
- the LOC140157906 gene encoding uncharacterized protein — protein sequence MAHSFIQFTFLCWLSILLQTDKISSATMEDVESHIVQSHTTNKGESVVILDHLFPKSSLEALHTLILLNSPWQLHNEQEFPSLTSQKSPPGKGDLDVSNEDDCSKEVFPWSVPIPSAVFTKFNIWKLMHSSLKHVTEKDDYQPYEITAQVLQRGDKINTTCGLEKSSGEDQTVRIFLTPDWGQNDYGDLTLFKSDDDHSDVDSVILNVKPRFGRAVIWDAHIPYLSHSPSMSYVQELMFLTIRCTRDKEKVQVTQKEIGSKLVEQENSRFFRFPKFKKKPNTKQLSEKEVRRFHDKDGRVVVVFDNIFSSDDVHNLKMYAAHQGPNFGWGPYDTAIAEGGDNVKWIKIFEPEDFRHTQWWTVIADLAKYVSGKKSEWYPYNVALNVGKPTDHTRIHPDCEIWEDEYTFLMYLNSNWSAEKLGETTFFDVLPDNGSLKEELTEEEIYQLSEYDAIGAVRPQLGRVVVFQGTIPHSARPPSSSYHGMRFSFAVKVAATKQIALAKRLREAIEDFPVEKTDDEALLIEELYDSSIKKKIGRSEKWLMEELNNYIIKQEDFIESEVTKAKNHLMRN from the exons ATGGCACACAGTTTTATTCAATTCACATTTCTTTGCTGGTTGTCGATATTACTTCAGACAGATAAAATCAGCAGTGCAACTATGGAAGATGTTGAATCACACATTGTCCAGAGTCACACCACAAACAAAGGAGAAAGTGTGGTGATTTTAGATCATCTTTTCCCCAAATCATCATTAGAAGCTCTGCATACTTTGATACTTCTTAATTCACCATGGCAGTTGCACAATGAACAGGAGTTCCCAAGTTTGACTTCACAAAAGTCACCACCAGGTAAAGGAGACTTGGATGTAAGTAATGAGGATGATTGCTCCAAAGAGGTATTTCCATGGAGTGTACCCATTCCAAGTGCAGTTTTCACCAAGTTTAACATATGGAAGTTGATGCATTCTTCTTTGAAACATGTTACTGAAAAAGACGATTACCAACCTTACGAAATCACAGCCCAGGTGCTTCAACGAGGGGATAAAATCAACACGACCTGTGGGCTGGAAAAAAGCTCAGGTGAAGATCAAACTGTTAGAATATTTTTAACACCTGACTGGGGACAGAATGATTACGGTGATTTAACTTTGTTCAAAAGTGATGATGACCATAGTGATGTTGATAGTGTAATATTGAATGTGAAGCCTAGATTTGGGAGAGCTGTGATTTGGGATGCCCATATACCATACTTATCCCATTCACCGTCAATGAGCTATGTACAGGAGCTGATGTTCCTCACAATCAGATGCACTAGAGATAAAGAGAAAGTGCAGGTGACACAAAAAGAAATTGGG TCCAAACTGGTTGAACAAGAGAATAGTCGATTCTTCCGCTTTCCAAAATTTAAGAAGAAACCGAATACGAAGCAGTTGAGTGAAAAGGAAGTGAGAAGATTCCATGACAAAGATGGCAG AGTGGTTGTTGTCTTTGATAACATATTCAGCAGTGATGATGTACACAATCTCAAAATGTATGCAGCTCACCAAGGACCAAACTTTGGCTGGGGCCCATATGATACTGCCATTGCAGAAGGTGGCGACAATGTCAAGTGGATCAAAATATTTGAG CCAGAAGATTTTCGTCACACCCAATGGTGGACAGTTATTGCTGACCTCGCCAAATATGTGAGTGGCAAGAAAAGTGAGTGGTATCCATATAATGTGGCCCTCAATGTAGGCAAGCCAACAGATCATACACGAATACATCCAGACTGTGAAATATGGGAG GATGAATACACATTTTTGATGTACCTGAATTCAAATTGGTCTGCTGAAAAACTTGGTGAAACAACATTCTTTGATGTTCTACCAGACAATGGCTCATTAAAAGAAGAATTGACAGAAGAAGAGATCTACCAACTGTCAGAATATGATGCCATTGGTGCTGTGAGACCTCAACTTGGAAGGGTAGTAGTATTTCAAG GGACAATTCCTCATTCAGCTAGACCACCTTCATCCAGCTACCATGGAatgcgattttcatttgctgtgaAAGTGGCTGCCACAAAGCAAATTGCCCTTGCCAAGAGACTAAGAGAG GCTATTGAAGATTTTCCTGTAGAAAAAACAGATGATGAAGCATTGTTAATAGAGGAATTGTATGATAGCTCTATCAAGAAGAAAATTGGCAGATCAGAGAAGTGGTTGATGGAAGAACTCAATAACTACATTATAAAGCAAGAAGATTTCATAGAAAGTGAAGTGACGAAAGCCAAGAATCACCTCATGAGAAACTAA